A single Zootoca vivipara chromosome 1, rZooViv1.1, whole genome shotgun sequence DNA region contains:
- the LPAR6 gene encoding lysophosphatidic acid receptor 6, which produces MLSSNCSAEDSFKYTLYGCMFSMVFVLGLISNCVAIYIFTCVLKVRNETTTYMLNLAISDLLFVFTLPFRIYYFASKDWPFGDILCRISVTLFYINMYGSIFFLTGISMDRFLAIVHPFRSKAIRTRRNARIICAAVWIIVIGGSIPASFFQSTNVQVSMEGLPQKTCFENFPEKIWKTYLSRIIIFIEIVGFLIPLILNVTCSTMVLRTLNKPVTLSRNKLSKKKVLKMIFVHLLIFCFCFVPYNITLILYSLIRTQTWINCSVVAAVRTMYPITLCIAVSNCCFDPIVYYFTSETIQNSIKMKSWSNRRYDNRFTETKGSDKFVQHGLQTIKTRIFDSESAI; this is translated from the coding sequence ATGCTAAGCTCTAACTGTTCTGCTGAagactccttcaagtatactttGTACGGATGCATGTTTAGTATGGTATTTGTTCTTGGTTTAATATCCAACTGCGTTGCTATATACATTTTCACCTGCGTATTAAAAGTACGAAATGAAACCACCACTTATATGCTTAACTTAGCAATATCAGACCTACTTTTCGTTTTCACCTTGCCCTTCAGGATTTATTACTTTGCATCCAAAGACTGGCCATTTGGAGACATACTCTGCCGGATTTCGGTCACACTCTTCTATATAAACATGTATGGAAGCATTTTCTTTTTGACTGGCATAAGCATGGACCGTTTTCTAGCTATCGTACACCCCTTTCGATCTAAGGCTATTCGAACAAGAAGAAACGCCAGGATCATCTGTGCTGCTGTCTGGATAATTGTGATAGGAGGGAGCATCCCAGCAAGCTTTTTCCAGTCCACCAATGTTCAGGTCAGCATGGAAGGACTCCCCCAAAAGACATGTTTTGAAAACTTTCCTGAAAAAATTTGGAAAACCTATCTTTCAAGGATTATAATTTTCATTGAAATTGTAGGATTTTTAATTCCGCTGATATTGAATGTTACTTGCTCCACAATGGTTTTAAGAACTTTAAATAAGCCAGTTACACTAAGTCGGAATAAATTAAGCAAAAAGAAAGTccttaaaatgatttttgttcATTTGCtgattttctgtttctgttttgtgcCATATAACATCACCCTAATACTCTATTCCCTGATCAGAACACAAACGTGGATTAACTGTTCAGTAGTTGCTGCTGTCAGGACTATGTATCCAATCACTCTATGTATTGCAGTTTCAAACTGTTGCTTTGACCCCATAGTTTATTATTTCACTTCAGAGACTAttcaaaattcaataaaaatgaaGAGCTGGTCAAATAGAAGATATGATAATAGATTCACTGAAACTAAGGGTTCTGACAAATTCGTTCAACATGGCCTCCAAACCATAAAAACAAGAATATTTGACAGTGAATCTGCAATATGA